A region of the Gammaproteobacteria bacterium genome:
GAGAAATTCACCGCCCGTTTCCCAAATCTAAATAGTCTTGCTGCTGCACCCCTTGATGAAGTATTGGCGTTTTGGAGCGGACTCGGTTATTACGCGCGTGCGCGCCATTTGCATCGTGCCGCCCAGAAAACAATGACAATTCACGGTGGTGAATTGCCCACTGATATCGATACGCTGCGTGCTCTTCCAGGAGTTGGGCGTTCCACCGCCGCCGCGATCTTGGCTTTGACGATGGATGCACGTCATCCAATTCTCGACGGCAATGTCAAACGGGTGCTTGCTCGTTATCACGCCATTCCTGGTTGGCCTGGCGAGACACGAGTCGCACAACATCTATGGAACCGTGCCGAGACCCATACCCCTCACCAGCGTGTGGCATCCTATACCCAGGCCATCATGGATCTGGGTGCGACCGTGTGTACCCGCACCCGCCCCGCTTGCACACGTTGTCCAATTGCGGACGACTGTCAGGCATACATCTTGGGACAGACCAGTCAATTTCCTGGCTCCCGACCCAAGCGCGTCTTACCGTCACACACGATTATTTTTATCCTCCTTCTTGATTCCACTAACGCCGTGTTTCTTGAACGACGCCCCGAGGCAG
Encoded here:
- the mutY gene encoding adenine DNA glycosylase; translation: MALSFSRRLLAWYDEHGRHDLPWQRSPTPYLVWISEIMLQQTRVATVIPYFEKFTARFPNLNSLAAAPLDEVLAFWSGLGYYARARHLHRAAQKTMTIHGGELPTDIDTLRALPGVGRSTAAAILALTMDARHPILDGNVKRVLARYHAIPGWPGETRVAQHLWNRAETHTPHQRVASYTQAIMDLGATVCTRTRPACTRCPIADDCQAYILGQTSQFPGSRPKRVLPSHTIIFILLLDSTNAVFLERRPEAGIWGGLWAFPECPLDQNPVAWLARTHGIVAQHLVTWEPVRHTLTHLHLDITPWLGRAQGLNQHAITTDKPKSSPICQRDSMAADTTLWYNPRQVPPGGFAAPVARLLARLNIYPLGEK